AGCCACTTATCTAGGCTATGATTCTCTAGGTACTCGTAGACAAGGAGCATAGAATCCTCATTGAAGATACAGCACAACAACTTCACAATGTTGCCATGACGAATATTGCTCAATATCTTAACTTCTGCGTGAAATGAGCTCTCAAGCCTGTGGTTTAACTTTCTGTtattccaaatctttttcactGCAACATAGCCAAATCCATCAACAGGCACACGGTACACTGTACCGTATCCACCACTGCCAATGATATTATTCTCTGTCAATGATGATACTATGCTTGATTCTCTGAAACTCAGCCTTTGAAAGGAAATGAGCTTCCATGAATTGTCCAATCCACGCTTTCTTTTGCTGTAAAGTCTGGTAATCAAGAATGCAGCTAATGAAGCCAGGAAAATGGCTATAACCACCAGGCTTATAATCAAACCAAGAGACCAAGATGAGCCTTTGGTTTGCCTTTGAGGGCTAGAATTACACAAAGCAAGGTTAAGCACTCGAGTAGCAGCACAGAGGCCGGAGTTGTCCAAAAAGCAGCTAGCATATACAGAATTTTCGAATTCACTCGGAATCCTCCCAGTCAAGTGATTGGAGGATAGATTGAAATTGCTGAGTGTTGAAGGTAGAGAGGGAATTTGGCCAGAGAATTGATTTTCTGAGAGGTCAAGCATATTAAGAGCTGGTAACCGGCCAATCGAGACTGGAATTTGTCCTGAGAGTTTGTTTTGGCTCAAAACTAGAATTTCTAGGGACTTCCATGATAATATATCTGATGGAAGTGGCCCAGTGAGCTGGTTCTGATGAAGATCGAGGTATAGCAGCTTGGGAAGAGCAGTGATCCCAGGTGGCATACTTCCAGTAAGGTTGTTCTTGCTGGCATCAAAGTATTCCACATTGGTCCAGGAAGACACGCCGGCCGGAATTCTACCGGAAAACTGATTGTCACCGATATCAAAGCGCGAAATATTCGCAGACAATCTTTCAGGAAGCTCACCACTAAACTTATTATGCGCCACAATGAAATTAGACAAATTGAAAGATGTCCATAGGCCACTAGGAATGCTACCAGAAAATCCATTCTTCTGAATTTTCAGCTCCTGCAGGGTTCTGCAATTTCCTAGTGACTCTGGCAACTCCCCATTCAGATTATTTTCATAGACAGTTAAATTATGCAACACACCATAATAACACAAGTCCTCTGGCAGATTTCCAGTGAAATCATTGTCTCCAGCAAGAAAGATTTCAAGCTTTGAGTAGCGGCCAAAGTCAGAGGGAAGAGTACCTGATAACTTGTTGCTGAAGACACGAAAATCGATCAGAGCTGGCAGATGGCCTAAGCTTTGAGGTAGCTCCCCTGACAAGCTATTCAAAGACAATTTCAGTCCCTTTAAGTTTCCGAGCTTTCGGAAATCATTCGGTATCTTCCCTGTAAGGTTATTATTTGTTAGATCAATGATGGTCAAGTTTGATGCTTCAATCACATCAGGTATCGTTCCAGAGAGCTTGTTTCTCGAAAGGTACACAATGCTCAGATTCTTCGGCTTGAACAAACCACTTGGAATTTGTCCAGTTAACTTGTTCTGCGACAAATCAAGCTCCTCCAAAGCCACCATTTCTCCAATTGTTTCAGGAATTTCACCAACCAGGTTGCATGCAAACACATAAAAAATCTTCAGTTTCTTCAACCTGGTCCAGCTTGGTGGCAGCGTTGTAGAAGGAAGCATGGTGTTTGTTGACAAATCCAAGAATTCaagattggacaaatctccaaTCTCATCAGGCAAAGTTCCGTTAAAAAGACAGTACTGAAGGCGAAGCACTCTGAGCTCCTTCAATTTTCCGATTGCCGCCGGAACGTCGCCGGCGAAGTTCGTCGAAGCGAGATTCAGGTACTGCAAATTTGACAGCGTGTCAATGTCATCGGGAACTTCTCCGACGAAGTTGTTCATGTGCAAATCAAGGTATTGAAGTTGAGAGCAGTTGTAGAGAGTGATCGGAAAATCGCCGGGAATAAAGTTCTGGCTGAAATCGACACGTGTCAGGTTCTTGAGGTCACACAAGAAAGAAGGTATTGTTTGGTTGAGATTGGCGTTGGATAGGGTTATTCCGGTGACGGAACCGTCGTTGTTGCAGGTGATCTCAGGCCAAGAACAgtgagaggaggaggaggaggaggagggggtCCAGTGAGAGAGTGAAGGTGGGTTGTGAAAGTACTGTTTTATCCTCAGGAGGAGTTGGTGTTCTTGATCGTGAAGCAGGGAGTTGGTAATGTTGAAAATAAGGAAGAAGGTGAGAAGGGAAGAGAGTAACGGAAATTGGTCACGTGAGGGTGGTGTCATTATTGTTGTTCAGGAAAGGGAGAAGGGTAGAAGACTTGGACTTAGAGCCTGCGCGCTACATCCAATAACGTAACCGAAACTGCGCAcagagacagagagagagaaagagagaatggAAGATGAGGAGGATTTGTTGATTGTTGCGTTGGTGtgaaaattttgacactatctatttcaatgaagaagaaagtggTGCAAAGTGCAAAGGCAGAAACTACTATTACAGCCACCATTTCCTGTTTCCCACTTATACCGTTAATTTGTTAATTGGATTTTAGTCCAGTACCCACTAACAACCAACTTGCTCTTACTTCTCCCTCGTTAAAAATAACTGTAATTCAAAATAGAGCAATGTTAGGACCAACAATTTTTGTAATTGGTAACTATCAAATAGTCATCAATAATGATTTAATGATGTAAGATTGGTATAaaatttcatccaatgactcacATTTTTCTACTGGTTACATACtgaccaaaattcaataaaattactggtctagatttttttttcaaaataaatgagCGTTATGCCTTATCTTTACATacattttgataaaataatattaatatactaatttattttgtgttgtaaattttttttttatttttttatttttgtgttgtaaattttatttaagtctTTTACAACTCTTTTATTGATATTCTTCTCTAAggattaaatttatgtatttacgTACAGaaatataattgaataaatatttaatatcaatttaaatgcaagacaaaaatagaaaaaaaatattaaaatataacgTAAAGATACAATAATTCAGTGAAATTTCCTGTACTTACCAATAGCCTTCTAGAAGGAGTAAACACGAAAGTTAGCTGAATTAAGTGTATCGAGGAGATGCACGCGTAAACACGGACCAAAAGTGAAGTAGATctattttgttcatttattgTAGTGCGACTAAAACAACCTTGGCATAAATGACAAACCAATAATTGGTTTCTTATCtggcaaaaataaataaatttcactCGCTGATTTCCACACATGCGAGTAAGAAGTAAACAATTGAGTGAAAAATGAGTAAATCATATGTTtgacaatatttttaaaaaacatataaatatataaatgatGTTTGATTATTCTTCGTATAACACCAAAATgaagtttaaattattttaatgttgGTTTCTCATTATATTGACGTCTCACGTGGGTCAACGTGAAGAAAGGGAAAAGCACATAATAACAGCCATAAAAGAATTAtcccataatattatttatatcaatTCTCTTAAATATAGGAAAATTgggtttttttatatttaaattaaataaatataaaatttacgaAAATACATAAAGTACAGCTAattacataaatacataattgaTCACATCTAGTTATtgagaaaattttcaaaaattgaatacatttctaatttagatgattataattaaaattaataatttattttaattcaataaaaatagatatacttATATTGTTGTAGTAGTTATTTATGAGTATTGcaaagttaatttaaaaaaatatattattaaattaagttatgccgtataaaaataaattggctACACTCTATTAATCCAAGGaataagtattgtttttgttccTAAAGTTTaggatcaaaatcaaatttgtctccaatgttattttttatttaaaatcgtCCCAAACGttttatttcatattaaaatcatccttttaactttttacagaaaaaaaaatatcctccaccaccaccacctccctTACTCCCATCAAATACTAATAATCAGATTCAAAAACACCAACAATaacacattattcaaatttagaaacaacaacatcaaattcaacaatcaaatcaacacacaacaacaataaaattagaaaataacaaatcaaaatcagaattagaagtagaaacagaaatagAAGCAGATACAGAAGCAAAAGCAGAAACTCAAGTAGAAGCAGAAAGCAGAGACCGAAGTAAGAAGTAAAAGGCGAAGCAAGAAGTAGAAGCCAAAGCATGAAACAGAAACAGGGAGGTGTAGTGGCGAGGCGGCGAGAACGCAAAGTGGCGGCGAGGTCAATAGCAGCGGTGGCAGTGGCGAAGCACGACAACAAACTCTCTCTTTGGCTCACGTCTCCNNNNNNNNNNNNNNNNNNNNNNNNNNNNNNNNNNNNNNNNNNNNNNNNNNNNNNNNNNNNNNNNNNNNNNNNNNNNNNNNNNNNNNNNNNNNNNNNNNNNNNNNNNNNNNNNNNNNNNNNNNNNNNNNNNNNNNNTTTTCctttctcctttctttcttgcattcttttcttttttttttttaaataaaaatataatttttttattaaagtaggaataatttagtaataaaattaaaaattttattaaaaaggactattttaatataaaataaaacgtTTGGGAcgattttagataaaaaataacgTTGGGGACGAATTTGATTTTGACCCTAAACTTTAGgaccaaaataatacttatCCCTTAATCTAATAATACTATCTTCTATGTTGGTATGGTAAGATAGTATCTAATACCATATAAAATTAATCTAANNNNNNNNNNNNNNNNGTATGGAGAAACACTGatcaattattataaatattacaaaaaCCTTACTAACAAATATtctaagaatatatatttaaatatatattttttaaataaatattttaaaaataactctCAAAATACTCATTAGACAAATTTGAATTCACCAAAAATAGTTATGCAGTGGGATAAGAAGTATCTATGGCGATTCTACATAATCCAAGACTAGCACATACCTTTTTTTTACCCTTATGTAACTTTCCTCACTCCATTTGGTGCCCCATGAGTTCTAAACAATCCAATAAACAGGagttttatttatatcataactAACTATCATAACACTATGATCAAGCTCATATCTACATGTTCTATCAAAAATATtaccaaaacaaaaaagatcttATCTCGGATACTGAGTCATCAATTCATGTATTGTGCATATTTTGGATACTGAGTTTATATTCTATTTTTGCATATATCTCGGATATTAAGACTGTATTTAACTCTTTTGACACAGATTGGAGTCTCGGTATCCGAAATGTGTTCAATTTTTAAAACTCCTCAATAATCGAAACGTGGACAATTGTGTATTTATGTAATTAAGTAAAGTGGTCATTTCGTACTCAAATTTAAATGAACAGAATCATAAGTATTCAAAGCATAATTATAAAAGCACTAATTATATGGTaataaaggagaagaagaattttgTGGGATCAGTTGAAGTTCACCAAGAAGAAGATTTGGATTGCATCATATCATTTAATTACGAGGATTTAATAATAAGGGAGCAATTAGATGCCCATAGAAGAGGGATCAGTGGACTTGGTACAAATAGGTCCAAAAAGTTGGAAATCAAAATTAGTAATAAGGTGAAGGATAAGACCCATGTGAGTGAAGTTGGTTTTGGGCTCCCCAACCAAAAAGGGCGTAACCCAATCGCATATTTGACCTGGTTAGAGGAGGAGatcaaaaatagaagaataatagtattaatccatCAAAATAAATAGAGCTCTTCACTTTAACAATAGAGATTTAGTTGCTCACGGTGcagaaaaaatcctaaaagtgtaaaaagtgaaaattaaaaaattcaaaaaaaatagaaatcctaattttttgtgTAGGCAAAGAGAAAAAGGAACGAAGGGGAGAAAAGAAGGTTCGCAAAAAGGATTCAGAAACGACTTTTAATATCAGCGTAATAATGGGCTTAGGCCGTCGCTAGCGTTTAGCGCCACTAAACATCACAATTGATGTAATTTGCGCACTCCTTGCTGCAGGTCTAGCATTTAGTGCCAGTTTTTGGCGTTCAGTGCCGCTCTTCTCGCATGGAATGGTGAGTAGGACGCactttggcgtttaacgccgatgTCATGATGTTTAGCGCCGTAAAACCAGAGAGAaggtataaactattatacatcgttggaaagcttCGGACATTAGTTTTCTAATGTCGCTAAAACCATGTCATTTGAACCTCTATAGATCAAGTTATGCTCGTTGGAGTTTgaggaggtcagggttgacagcatccATAAATTCTCTTTGCACTTATCTTCAATTCGTAGttccttcttgttcttttctttaagttttcaacacttttctacataaatcaaaatttaaggtaactccaaaaaatattgattaaaagCATAAgaatcttaataaaaataaagaatcacTAACTttattcaagaaaataataactaaaaacaaCTAAAGATATTCATGCATCAATGCCTTAGTGAAAGAGGTCGGTGGAGAAGTGTATCAGGAGGAATGCTTTCTGAAGACAAAGGCTGAACAAGAAGATAGGCACATAGTAGACGGAGAAGATATTAAACATGATGATATAAGTGGTGCAGTCAATAATGGCGTGGAGAAACTGATGGTTAGATGGGATCTAGCAGCGGTGCTGATGTCGAAGAAATGTAGGGATGATGAACATCAGAAGGGCAAAGTGGTCATTTCGTGCTCAGATTTAAATGAATGGAATCATAAGTATTCAAAGCATAATTATGAGAGCACTGATTATACGGTAATAAAGGAGAAGGAGGATTTTATGGGATCGGTTGATGttcaacaagaagaagattCGAATTGCATCATATCATGTAATTATGAGATTTAATAAGCGAGCAATCAGATGCCTATAGAAGAGAGATTAGTGGGCTTGGTGCAAATAGGCCCAacaaattggaaataaaattagCAACTACGATGGGTATGGGTTGTTGCTGGTGTTTCACAATTTATGCAATTCGCGCACTCTTTGCTACAGGTCTGACCTTTAGTTCcagtttctggcattcagcgccgcGCTTCCCGCATGGAATGGTAACTGGGACGCAGTTTGGCATTTAGCGTTGATGTCACTGTGTTTAGCGCTTTGAAGccaaggagaagttataaactACTATAGATAAAGTTATGCTCGTGGGAGTGTGAGTAGGTTAGGGTTGACAACATCCATGAATTTTCTTTGCACTTGTCGTCAATTCTTAGTTCCTCCTTGTTCttttctttaagttttaaacacttttctacataaatcaAAGCTCAAAGTAACTCCAAGAAATATTGATTAAAATCATAAGaaccttaataaaaataaagaaaccaCTAACTTTCTTCAAGGAAATAATAACTAGAAATAACTAAAGATGCTCTTTCATCAACGCCCTAGTGAAAGAGGCTGATGGAGAAGTGTATCAGGAAGAATGCTTTCTGAAGACAAAGGCGGAGGAAGAAGATAGGCAAATAGTAGATAGAGAAGATATTAAGCATGATGATATAAGCGGTGTAGTCAATAATGGCGTGGAGAAACTGATGGTTGGATGGGATACAGTAGCGGTGCTgatgtaaaaaaaatgtaagaatGATGAATATGACAAGGGCAAAGTGGTCATTTGTACTCAGTTTTAAATGAATGGAATCATAAGTATTCAAAGCACAATTATGAGAGCACTGATTATATGGTAATAAAGGAGAATGAGAATTTTGTGGGATCGGTTGAAGTTCACCAAGAAGAAGATTTGGATTGCATCATATCATATAATTATGAGGATTTAATAAGGGAGCAATTAGATGCCTATAGAAGAAGGATTAGTGGGATTGGGGCAAATAGGCCCAACATGttgaaaatcaaaattagtAGTCAAACAAAGGGTAAGGCCCATATGAGTGAAGTTGCTTTTGGGCTCCCCAACTGGGTAGGGTGTGACCCGATTGTAGATTTGACCTAGTTGGAGGAGGAGATCAAAagtagaagaataatagtattaatccttcaaaataaatagagctcataaccttaacaatggtgatttagttgctcatgttgtagagaaaatcctaaaattgtaaaaagtgaaaactgaaaagtgcaaaaaaatagaaatcctATTTTTTTGTGTAggtaaagagaaaaaagagcGAAGGGGAGAAAAGAAGGTTCGCAAAAAGGATTCAGAAACGGCTCTTAATATCAGCGTAATCATGGACTTGGGCCGTTGCTAGCATTTAGCACCACTAAACATCACAATTGATGCAATTCGCGCACTTGTTGCTGCAAGTCTAGCGTTTAGTGCcagtttctggcgttcagcgctgcTCCTCCTGCATGGAATGGTGAGCGGGACGTAGTTTGGCATTTAGTGCCGATGTCACGATGTTTAGCGTCATGAAGCCAGAGAAAAGttgtggactattatatatcattgaaaATCTCCAAACATTAGCTTTCTAATGTAGCTAAAACTACGTCATTTGAACCTCAATAGATCAACTTATGCTCGTTGGAGTGTGAGGAGGTCAAGGTTGACATCATCCATGAATTCTCTTTGCACTTGTTTTCAATTCCTAGTTCCTCCTTGTTCTTTTCTTTAAGTTTTCAacacttttctacataaatcaTAGCTCAAAGTAACTCCAAGAAATATTGATTAAAATCACTAACTTTATTCAAGGAAATAATAACTAAAGATGCTCGTGCATCAACGCCCTAGTGAAAGAGGTCGGTGGAGAAGTGTATCAGGAGGAATACTTTCCGAAGACAAAGGCTGAACAAGTAGATAGGCACATAGTAGACGGAGAAGATATTAAGCATGATGATATAAGTGGTGCAGTCAATAATGGCGTGGAAAAACTGATGATTGGATGGGATACAGCAGCGGTGCTCATGTCGTAGAAACGTAGGGATGATGAACATGACAAGGACATAGTGGTCATTTTGTGCTCAGATTTAAATGAATGGAATCATAAgtattcaaataataattatgaGAGCACCGATTATATGGTAATAAAGGAGAAGGAGGATTTTGTAGGATCGATTGAAGCTCACCAAGTAGAAGATTTGGATTGCATCATATCATATAATTATGAGGATTTAATAAGGGAGAAATCAGATGCCTATAGAAGAGGGATTAGTGGGCTTGGTGCAAATAGGCCTAATAAGTTGGAAATCAAAATTAGTAATCAGATGAA
The Arachis duranensis cultivar V14167 chromosome 5, aradu.V14167.gnm2.J7QH, whole genome shotgun sequence genome window above contains:
- the LOC107490322 gene encoding receptor-like protein kinase HSL1; translated protein: MTPPSRDQFPLLSSLLTFFLIFNITNSLLHDQEHQLLLRIKQYFHNPPSLSHWTPSSSSSSSHCSWPEITCNNDGSVTGITLSNANLNQTIPSFLCDLKNLTRVDFSQNFIPGDFPITLYNCSQLQYLDLHMNNFVGEVPDDIDTLSNLQYLNLASTNFAGDVPAAIGKLKELRVLRLQYCLFNGTLPDEIGDLSNLEFLDLSTNTMLPSTTLPPSWTRLKKLKIFYVFACNLVGEIPETIGEMVALEELDLSQNKLTGQIPSGLFKPKNLSIVYLSRNKLSGTIPDVIEASNLTIIDLTNNNLTGKIPNDFRKLGNLKGLKLSLNSLSGELPQSLGHLPALIDFRVFSNKLSGTLPSDFGRYSKLEIFLAGDNDFTGNLPEDLCYYGVLHNLTVYENNLNGELPESLGNCRTLQELKIQKNGFSGSIPSGLWTSFNLSNFIVAHNKFSGELPERLSANISRFDIGDNQFSGRIPAGVSSWTNVEYFDASKNNLTGSMPPGITALPKLLYLDLHQNQLTGPLPSDILSWKSLEILVLSQNKLSGQIPVSIGRLPALNMLDLSENQFSGQIPSLPSTLSNFNLSSNHLTGRIPSEFENSVYASCFLDNSGLCAATRVLNLALCNSSPQRQTKGSSWSLGLIISLVVIAIFLASLAAFLITRLYSKRKRGLDNSWKLISFQRLSFRESSIVSSLTENNIIGSGGYGTVYRVPVDGFGYVAVKKIWNNRKLNHRLESSFHAEVKILSNIRHGNIVKLLCCIFNEDSMLLVYEYLENHSLDKWLHKKSKSSSMSGKVNHFFLDWPKRLRIAIGIAQGLTYMHHDCSPPVVHRDVKTSNILLDSQFNAKVADFGLARMTIKPLTTMTSVVGSFGYIAPEYVQTTKVSEKIDVFSFGVILLELTTGKEANYGDEHSSLSEWAWRHVQLGTNVDELLDTDVLEASYSDEMCSVFKLGVMCTSPLPAGRPQMKEALQLLHRFGEGYEFGERNIGKDEIIPLIKNSKTEARLDIDNDSD